DNA from Lemur catta isolate mLemCat1 chromosome 7, mLemCat1.pri, whole genome shotgun sequence:
CTGTGACCCCGACAGGCCCCTCTGGAGAGCTGCATACCCAGGGACTTGGAAAAACCGGACTCCCTTTGGTTGCACCTGGGGGGGGGGTCCCTGCCACCCCGCGCCCGCCTGGCCGGATGCGAACCATCGATCTCGTCCAGCGGGATCTGCCCGAAGATCTGCAGGTAGGGCCGGTAGAGCACGCGGCGGAAGATCCACTCCAGGCGGCTGTCGTGGGGGTGCAGCAGTGCCTGGGTGGTCACGCCGTAGGCCACGAGCCACACgctcaggaagaagaggaagaagaagacatCCTTCATCTCCATGGGGCCGGGGCAGGGAAAGGGCTGTTAGCAGCCCCTTGGTGGGTGGCTCACCACCCACCCGGGGGGGACAGTGGGGGACATAGGGGCTCACTACCCACCCAGGTGGACAGTGGGGGAcagtgtggggacagaggggctCACCATGCGCTCCACAATGATGATCTTGGGGCCCAGCTGCTTGtgaatggcaaagatgtggatgAGCCGGAGCGTGAACACCATGAAATCCATGGCCAGGACGGAGCGGCCGGCCTCAAACACGGAGGGCAGCATCCTGGGGGGGACAGCAGGCTGGAcgggatggctggagcccagagggGAGGAGGACTGCTCGGGCCAAAGGGCGGATGCCAGGGCCGAGCCAAGACCTCTGAGCTTCCAAGCATCCTCATCTGGACGCCTGCCCGCAGCCCTCCTGAGAACAGGGCCTCTGGGCCCCACGGACCTGCAGGTGACGCCAACGATGAACAGGAAGATGGCCACCATGTCACATTTGTTCCAGTTGTCCTCCACGTACAGCATGAACTTCTTCAGCAAGTGTGTGTCCTCGTCCGTGAAGAAGCCCTGGCAGACAGGCGGACGCTTCTGCTGCCACTGCCTGGGCCCACCTCACTGGAcagccccgcccgccccgcctgGGGTCTGTGCTCAGCCTGCCATGGGATCGGGTTCCATCTGTGACCAGGACCCAGGCTCTGAGTAGGACTGGGGGTCAACTGAAGATATCCCAGGGCTAAATCTGGGGACAAAACCTGGGGTTAATTTGAACTTGGGGTCAGTGCTCTTTGTGACCAGGGTCCAGGATTAGTTTATATTCAGTGTCTGGACTTTGGCTATGATATAGGTCAGGGTTCACACTCTTACTAGAGAGACAATGGTCATGCTTAGTCTGGAGCTGGGATCAGGGCTCAGTCTGGAGTGGGGCTGGGATCAGGGCTCAGCCTGTGGTGGGGCTGGGATCAGAGCTCAGTCTGGAGTGGGGCTGGGATCAGGGCTCAGTCTGAAGTAGGGCTGGGATCAGAGCTCAGTCTGGAGTGGGGCTGGGATCAGGGATCAGTCTGAAGTAGGGCTGGGATCAGGGCTCAGTCTGGACTGGGGCTGGGATCAGGGCTCAGTCTGTGACCAGGATCAAGGCTCTGGTGATGCTGTTCTTGTTCTGCAGATGAGGAGCCACAGCCTCGAGAGGGCAGGACCCCGTGAGTCCCCCCAGCCCGGAGCTGCAGAGCAGAGGGaacagggctgggctggcccctGACCTGCCGGATCTCCTCCAGCACCAGCGTGAAGACCCAGAAGTACAGGGTGACCTCAGCCCCCGATGGCCCCTGGGGGGGCGGCCTGAAGTCCACCAGCAGGACGTAGGTGAACAGGAAGAGGAAGGcgaagtacatgaccacgttccCCAGAAACACGGTCACGGGAGCGCCCCAGAACTTCCGCCAGCGCGTGAGCAGGAAGGCCGCGTGCGGGCCTCGGTCACCCTGAGCCCTCGGCGCCTCTGCCCGCTCCTCCGCCCTGTGCCGGGCAGGAGGCCGCAGTGGTGAGCCGCACCCAGCAGGCACCCCAGCGGGGTCCAACCTCCGGCCACCCCCGccggcccccaccctgcccagcccctcggGCCCTCACAGGCTGCCCGGGCCGCAGAGCAGGCTCCTCTCTGCGCCCAGGCTGTCCAGCTCCTGCAGGTCCTCCGGGCCGGTCCGCAGAGGGGCCTCCTCGCTGCGGGCACAGGGGACGCTCAGGGCCCGCAGGAAGGGCACCCAGGGGCACCCGCTTGGTCCTGCGCACCGAGAACGACGGAGGCTGCAGTGCCCAGCTGCGCGCACGGGCGTGGGCAGCCCGGCCACGGGGATCCTGGACTCGGGGGTCCCAGAGACATGCGGCCACCGGCACCCGCGGGCCCGGGCCCGACCTACCTGAAGGTGACGAGGTTGGTGTAGATGAGGGGCGGGCAGAAGAAGGCGCCCAGCAGCCGCAGGATGGGTGTGCCCGTGGCCATGTCCCCCCACCAGATCTTGGTCAGGAAGGCCTGAGACAGAGACGCGCCTGCtggcctcccacctccaccttcGCCCACTCTGTGCCCTGCGCCAGGAATGCCCTTCCCCCATGCCTGGCAAATGCCAGCTGCTCCTCGAGGGGAGCTGAAGACGTGCCCCTGCCAGCCCTTCCCGCTGCCGTGCAGGGTGGCACGGAGGGGCCAGTCGCAGGAGGATGGGTGTCGCTGTGGCGTGAGCCTTCacccagaggcaggcagggctgggcaggacgAGCGTGCCCGGTGGGGCGGGCCCAGGGGAGCCAGAGCCTGCAGGCTGGTGGTCAGCTGGGCACCTCACTGGCTCAGGGGGGCCTGGGACCTGCTCGCCCGCCCGCCTCGCCCCTGGGGGCCCTCCCCGAGGGTTCAGACCAGGGCGACGGGGCCCTGCATGGCCAGCACCCACCTGCACGCCGTCATGGGCAAAGAAAGCCTTGGTGTCGGCCTCGGTGGCCAGGTGCAGGCAGGTGGTCCTGCTCCAGCAGCGGTTGCGCCGCACCAGCAGGGCGAAGGCGCGGTCCTCGCTGTTGCTGTAGCACTCGGAGAACAGGTCTGCCCCGCGGGGCCTGCCGCTGATGGGACTCGCCCGGCACCCTGCGCCCCTCTCCCTCCTGCGCCTGGAACCCGCGTCCCCACCCCAGGGGCAGCCAGGCCTCTGCACTGGGGGCCGGTGACAGCCCTGCGGCGGCACTGGGCCACGCTCCACCACAGGACCACGGGAGGCTCTGTCACTCTAATGTCCCCACCAGCAGGGCGCAGTGCACGGCAGGGGCGCGAGGCTGCGTCTTCCTCACCCCGTGCCCAGTCCCTCCTGCTCAGGGTTTGAGGGCCCCCCACCCATTCTGCAGAGGGACCACTGAGGTCACACTGGGCCACACAGCGGGAGCAGGTGGCCTGGCGGGGAGCCCCGCCCCTCGGTCTGGCCCCTTCGCCTCGTTTTCCCCCACCTGCAGGGCCCTGGCCACCAGGCGTCCACTCACCGAGGGCCAGCTGCTCATACTTGGCCTCACGCATGGCCCGGGCCACCTCGGCCTCCGGCTCCAGGTGGGACATCTCTTTGAGGATTTTGCAGGCAGCCAGCGCGGCTGCCACGCCCTCCTGGCCCTAGGAGACGGGGTCTCAGGGgctgcccacctccccccacacCGGGGGCCAGGGCTGCCGCTCACCATGGCCCAGAAGTAGGTGGCCATCTCGTGGCGGTTCTGCAGCACGGCCCACAGGAACAGGTCCCGCCAGGGCTGCTCGCTCCTCTGGCTGAGGTCCGGCAGCCACTTCTGGCCCGTGGGCCGCTTGGCCGGACCCCTCTCCTGGAGGACAAGGCCGTCGGCTCCAGCTGcggccccggcccagcccctcGCCCAGCCCCCACTCACCACCTTCCTCCGGCCACCGGGCCCGCCGTCCTGGTAGAGGCCGCGGCAGGCGTCCCGCAGGAAGTCCTTGAGCACGCGGGAGACCTCGTGCAGGGAGAAGGCGGGTGGCCCAGCGGGCGGCTCCCGAGCCTGCTGCACGCCCAGCGTGCGCCGCGCCTCCTCGTGCTTGCGCTGCAGCAGGTCGAAGAGCAGGCTCTTGGGCGCCACGGAGCGGTACAGCTGCTGCAGCCGCCCGAAGGTCAGGAAGTCTGCCACGTCGGCCCCGTTGTCCACGAAGAGCCGCACGAACTCAGGCTTGTTGCTGACCAGGGCGTCCAtcatcacctcctccaggtcACGGGACTGGACGGCCGGGGGGGGGCGCCCAGGGAAGGGGGGACAGTGACAGTGAGTCGGAGCTGGTGGGGAAGCGGGTGGCCGAGGGAGGGGGGGCCTCTGCCCAGGGCCGGGCCACACTGACCCTGCTCCCCAGGCACCCAGCCTGTGCCCCTGGGTCGCGGCGGGCACAGGTGGGTCCCGACAGTCTGGGGGCACCAAGGGCACCGTGACTCCCTGAGGCTTTGGGGGTGGCCCACACCCAGGGGAGATCCAGCCCGCTCCGCCTGGCCAGTGAGAGACGCAGAAGCTCGGCGGTGCTGTGGCCTCATCACGCCCCCTCGGGCAGCTGGGCCGGAGTGGGCAGCCAGCAGCCCTTGGGACTCCGCTGCCCCAGCCCTCAGCACGGCCCTGCCCGGTGCCGGCCACAGCGGGGCTTGGGGGCAGCCATAGGCTGGGCACGTGGGGTCGGGCGGCACCTTCCACTCCACGTCCCCATTGAAGATCTCGCTCTTGGCGATGTCCACGCGGTCCCAGGCCACGGCCAGCTTGAGCTCGTCCAGGTAGTCCTGTGCCTCCTGGCTGTGGCTCTTGCAGGCTGTGGGCGGAGCGGGCAGGGGCAGTGAGGGAGGAGCCGCTGACACGCAGGACCAGGGCTCCGCACCCCTGCGAGCTGGCGAGAGGCTCCGCTTTGTGGGTGGGTGCCCGAGTCCCCGCCGGAGGGGTCGAGGGGGCCGAGAAGCCTCTCTGCTCCCACGTAGGGAAGCTCCCTTGGTGGTGACGGAAGGGACCCCAGGTAACACCCAGGCCTGGGGCCCCTCCCCACGGACGGTTCGGGGAAGTGGGTTTGGCCACGTTTTCTCCTTGGGGAGGGGCATCTGGCCACGGCCGGGCACTGCGGGGCCACGCGATGAGGCACGGACTGGACGTGGAGGCCGCTGTCCTCGCCAGACCCGTGAGGGAAGCCCTCGGGCCTCAGACTCCACGACTGTGAGCACTGGGGGACCGCGGTGCCCCTCCCAGCCGTGGGAACAGCCTGACTCGTGGGAAACCACGAGGAGCTTCCTGCACAGGGGCTCCCCTGGGCTCATCGCCTGGGGTCACTAAGCCAGAACCACCCTAGTGCAGAGGCCCCTCACTCAGGGGAGTCCCAGCTCTTGCTCCACCAGCCCTGCCGCCCCCCGCCGTGAGCCTGGGTCGGCTGCCACGGGTCAGCCTTTGGCACACGTTTGCCTCCAATAAAAGGGCATCAGATGCTCATCAGTTTCCATCAGCACCACGTAGATAAACCAGTCTGTCCACACAATGGCTCACGTGGCCTCAGGACAGGACTGCGGCACTGCCACAGGCTGCAGCGTGGACGAGCCTTGGGAAGGGTGCCGAGCCACAGAGCCAGCCCCACGCGTCTCTGTACGGTCGGCTCTGCCCAGACGGCACATCCGGCGAGGAGAGTGGGTTGGGGGTGGCAGGGCGCTAACCGCACGGGCTCTCTGCGGTGACGGGAAGGTTCTGGGACTGGGGGACGGTGGCAGTCGCACCACCTCGTGAACGTGCTAGAACCACGGGactgaatactttaaaaatcttttaacattatggtgaaaaaaatctatatcatGAGATTTGCCAGCTGCAGGACATGTCATGAAGTTGTGCGTCGTCTTCCCGGGCACAGGTCACACAGGCGCCCGTCAGAAACGGCCGCCAGGCTGCCACACCCCGGGTGGCCCAGAGCACAGACGCCGCCAGGTGCCACCACCCTGCTCTGCGCCCACC
Protein-coding regions in this window:
- the TRPM5 gene encoding LOW QUALITY PROTEIN: transient receptor potential cation channel subfamily M member 5 (The sequence of the model RefSeq protein was modified relative to this genomic sequence to represent the inferred CDS: inserted 1 base in 1 codon), producing the protein MQDTRDACPDSPRDAADGQGXGLCRGEIDFGESGKKRGKFVKVPSSVAPSVLFDLLLTRWHLPAPNLVVSLVGEERPFAMKPWLRDLLRKGLVKAAQTTGAWILTSALRVGSAWHVGQAVRDHSLASTSAKVRMVAIGIAPLGRVLHRRLLEDAREDTPVHYPAEDSGSSQGPLCSLDSNLSHFILVEPGPPGQGDGLTGLRLRLEKHISEQRTGYGGTGSIEIPVLCLLVNGDPGALERVSRAVEQAAPWLILAGSGGVADVLAALVSQPHPLVPQVAEKQFKEKFPSERFSWEDIMHWTKLLQNITSHPHLLTVHDFEQEGSEELDTVILKALVKACKSHSQEAQDYLDELKLAVAWDRVDIAKSEIFNGDVEWKSRDLEEVMMDALVSNKPEFVRLFVDNGADVADFLTFGRLQQLYRSVAPKSLLFDLLQRKHEEARRTLGVQQAREPPAGPPAFSLHEVSRVLKDFLRDACRGLYQDGGPGGRRKVERGPAKRPTGQKWLPDLSQRSEQPWRDLFLWAVLQNRHEMATYFWAMGQEGVAAALAACKILKEMSHLEPEAEVARAMREAKYEQLALDLFSECYSNSEDRAFALLVRRNRCWSRTTCLHLATEADTKAFFAHDGVQAFLTKIWWGDMATGTPILRLLGAFFCPPLIYTNLVTFSEEAPLRTGPEDLQELDSLGAERSLLCGPGSLAEERAEAPRAQGDRGPHAAFLLTRWRKFWGAPVTVFLGNVVMYFAFLFLFTYVLLVDFRPPPQGPSGAEVTLYFWVFTLVLEEIRQGFFTDEDTHLLKKFMLYVEDNWNKCDMVAIFLFIVGVTCRMLPSVFEAGRSVLAMDFMVFTLRLIHIFAIHKQLGPKIIIVERMMKDVFFFLFFLSVWLVAYGVTTQALLHPHDSRLEWIFRRVLYRPYLQIFGQIPLDEIDEARVNCSAHSLLPQRSPSCPNLYANWLVILLLVTFLLVTNVLLMNLLIAMFSYTFQVVQGNADMFWKFQRYHLIVEYHERPALAPPFILLSHLSLALRRAVRKGEHKREHLERDLPDPLDQQIVTWETVQKENFLSKVEKRRRDSEGEVLRKTAHRVDFVAKYLGGLREQDKRIKSLESQVNYCTTLLSSVADSLAQGGVPWSSRNCGGGSWQDTADHRGGPGGRELPQPGQPPSDP